The Euwallacea fornicatus isolate EFF26 chromosome 18, ASM4011564v1, whole genome shotgun sequence genome segment GGCCAAGGTAATAAATCCACATTACtatcgtttaaaaatatttccgcTCTTCTGGACGTCTGCttggggtcgttgtcttgTCGGTACTTCCATATTAGCAGCATGTTCTCCTCCGCAAAAGGCAGCATAATATCTCGAAGAATGTGAACATATTCATGTTGATCTATGGTTTCTTTAATCCAGTAAATTGGTCTTACACCATGCCATGAAAAGGTTCCCCCAAAGTTTTATGTTACCACCTCCATATTTAACCGTTTTAATGGTGTGTTTTGGTAATAATTCCTGGTTGCGTGGTCTTCTGACAAAGTGTCTCCCATCAGATCCCAttagatatatttttgtttcactGCTCCATAAAATAAAgcgccatttttttattccctcTTCACCATCCCAATTTAAATGGTTTTGGGCGAATTTTAAACGTTGCTTAAATGTTCTTGGAGGGTAACAAAGGAACTTTTCTTGCTATTCTGCCGTGTAAATTATTTGTCTGAAGTCTTCTTCGAATAGTTCTTATACTTATTTCCAAACCTAATTCAGGTTTAATACTGATAGACGTCTTGAAGGCATCTTTTTTGGAGACTCGAACAATTTGCCTATCTGTATGGGGACTTGTTTTTCCCCTCGCTCCACGATTTTCCCGATTTGGTGGTTTTCTTATAgctttttcaatcatttttttttgagcacccGATATATCTTGCAATTGCTCTTAGCGATTTTCCCTCTTTCCTTGATGTTAAGATTGTCGCTCTTTCCTCTGCCGTGCAATGAACGCCACGGCCCATTTTTATCTAAGTTATTCTTCAGTACTTCATTAAACGTCAATAAGGAAATCACGGTTATAACTTAAAGGAAGCGGCACGTGCAAACTTGAAGGAACACCGGCACTATGTATTTGATTTTTCACGTCTCTGTTTTAATGAGCAGACAAATTGAAACCAAACAAGAccgaacaaatttaaatttttatcatgttCACTTATAATTTTCGTTTCGGTGAGCATTCGAAATAATTCCTATTGAACATGCGTAGgaattatacagggtcttccagatcaaagtgcaaatattttaaccatggTTTCTACTATTGAAATTAACAAAcgcgtattttttatttttgtctaaaAGTCGTCTAAGTCGTTTAAGTTCTAGGGCTCTTTTAATATGAAGCTccatttggataaaataatttatgttggaagagCCTTTCAACGGattgttatgaaatttggtgtacaaacatttttcgatcatagtaattcacaaataaaaaaaattaaatatacaggttTGCCATAACATAgatataagggccggactGCGAATATAGGGGcccgtatttatttaaccgttaaatatttcgatcaaGTCATTACATTACCTGattatatcttttatttagaaatttttttgtttctcgGAGTTTTTTCGCAGAACGCGTCGTTTTCTCATAGCAGTTATTTTAAGGCATTTCTTATCTTCCTCGGATTAGACCGTGTCTGcctaaagttatttattgaattatttgaaaaaaaattacaaagaagaatgaaattgaatacTATTTTTTGAGATCATTAAGTCATGCTCaacatttcttaaactactaattttattatcctaAAAGTAACTGATTATTTCTTGCTCATTATCCACCCCATAATGCTTGATGTTATGATTTTCTCTTCGTTGAGGAGCCAAATTACCAAATTCCCTCAACCTGATATGAACATTTGTAAACGTTCTTGAATTTGGAAGTCGTTGATTAGGAAATCGCTGATGGTAGAGTACTTCAGCTCTATGAGCATTTTGTCTGCACTCACCATAAATCAAGTGAATATCAACATTCTCGAGATTATTAACAGAAGAGCCatgataaaacaaataaaaataaatttttatgttattttgtaattaaatatcCATTAATAGCATTAACAACGACTAATACCTACTGTTAGTTGACCACGATATGCCAGAAAATGACGAtaagaatgatttttttgacaggGAGAATGATGTGGCCATTCCAGCCATGGCCtatttaataacaacaaatttcTGCAACAAAAAGgcgtaaaatttggaattgcTACTACGAGAAGGCATTCTGCGAAAACTCttcaagaaacaaaaaagtttctaattgAAAGGTATAATCAAGTAATGTAATCacttgaaagaaatatttaactgttaaataaatacgggGCCATATATTcatagtccggcccttatatTTATGTTATGGCAAAGCTGTATATTTCGTTTCTTTATTTGTGAATTGCTacgatcgaaaaatgtttgtacaccaaatttcataaaaatccgTTGAAAGGCTCTTCCAACATGATTTTACCCAAATGGAGCCCCATATTCAAAGAGCCCTAGAATTTAAACGACAGccttttggacaaaaagaaaaaatacgcgTTGATTGAAAccatggttaaaatatttgtacttTGAtctgggacatcctgtatagagGTTCAtcgaaatatttctaaaaagttGTAGCGTTGAATTCTACCAAAAGCATCAGCTGGCTCTATTTCTATGGCCAACACTGCATGTCTACATGTTTGTCTGAGACCGACGCGACTACTCACCTTTCAAAATGTGACGCGACTACTGGAAGGTTAAAATCGTTCTGAAACATGAATCAAAGCCATATTTAGTACCTCCTTTTcttcgttttatttttgcattccTTCAAGACCTTGGCCTATACGCAATTACGTCTACACAGTCAATCACTACGTAATAAAAGGAATACAATAAAAGGGTGATTGTCCAATTGTTCTAGTTTAAACTCTGAATTATTAATTCGACTATTAAAGTTGTTAGTGCCATCGATTGAAAAGTAGAACTAAGAGCATACTTCAGCTCACTTTTCCCATACCCGCGGGCgaatttaaatcaataatcGAGGACCCGGCCAATTAACGAAttccttgtttttttttttttaacggtaaTTCATGCAAAAACTCCACGGTAGATATGAGCACCAACATCTCCCCAACCTTATTAATAAACGTATTGCATTCCTAGCATTACCCTCATGCCTTTGGCTGGATCATTCATCCAGGTGATCGCGAAAAGGCTAAAATCGAGGCCAAACGTTACGAATCAGATGAAAATATTGGCTCTAGGTGGTTCTCTGTCATGAGTTTTGGCTCATTATCTAATACTTTACTTTAGCCGGCATTGTCGTCATCTGCCTACACTCTCATAAccaatttcaaattgtttcgTATTGCGCGTGCAAGTTCAAGTACTCGTAATTAGCATTCAGCTGCAACCGGCTCAAAtcgaatatacagggttatttaCGTCATATTACACGGAGTACTGCGGCTAAAGTATTTGATatttagatatacagggttgctcattagtgcgtcaaagtgcgatgtCTCAgcaaatataagttttggaaggaaatttgtcttagtaaagtttttggggaataaagggcacgtattttttaattattttcaaatgtacagggtctgtcataaagtgtggtagtaccaaattatatatatattttttttagtgtcgTATAGAACTCAAATATTGGCACGTTCTAAACTTATTTTCTGTTTATACGGGGGGTTGTGAATAAGTAATAAACATCAAAGTTGTAGCAGAACATCCAATAATGCGGGTACCGTTTTAGATTCCTTGAGGAAGGTGCATGCAAGTTTGATTAAGGTTCACCCGCCCTAAACCTCGAGGGTGTTGCAACAATTGggattttgtgaaaatgttgtataaattttgaaactcagctttaaagaaagtttaaaCTGTAGCGAGCCGAAATTGAAACCAAATCTCGGGCACGAGGCATATTACATGGTGTagtgttgaaaatttaaatacagggtggcccatcgAAAACAGTCCAGCAAAGTTTACTGCTTTGGatgtgaaaatttggaaaaagcctCGGACCCGTATACTCTTGTTTTCAGGGGGACAAATTTCCACATTAATTCTATCGCTGTAACTTCAACCCCTTAGCGGGGGCGGCATTCacccttattttttcaaatggaaagagGTATGTTGTGATACATCTTTTGAATGGGCATTAAATTGTCTTTCAAATGGCGtttcgttttttacatttgagcTGCGCACCGccgaaaaatggaattttaaacattttaccgGACTTCTTATTTACAAAGAGGTTTGtgagtaaacattttttgtaaactaACAAATATCGGTGGACAATTCGATTTTACCTTCAGTAAAGTAGTTGATGTGGGTAGTTCGTTATTGCTGTGCAATTCTTTTCTTTCGGTTcgataaaaatggtttattccGTTGCGGAGAAAgtggaaattattgaattgtattttataaacaatcaATGCGCAAGAGTAACGGCAACTTTGTTTAATGAGAGGCATGCAGACAGATACATACATCTTGGTTCCATCCTACAATTAGTAGCAAAATTCCGGGAAACTGGTTCAGtgacaaataaaaaacggaatattaaaaatccgGTGAGAAATGAGGCAGTACAAGTAGCTGTTCCGGGCCAAGTTAGTATGGACCCTACATTAAGTACCAGAAAACTTTCTGATGTAACGGGAGTTTCGAGGACCACTGtacaaaaaattctgaaacataATAAATGGAACCCATATAAAATTCATCTTCTACAAGAATTGAATGAAGATGATAATGACCGCCGtttacaattttgtgaaataatgTCCGAAAAGATGATAAATAATCCCGACTACCTTTTTAACGTTTGCTTCTCAGACGAATGTACATTGTTTCTCAATGGCACAGTCAATCGACATAATTGTCGTTACTGGTCCGACACGAATCGAAGGATCTACCATGAGGTCCATACTCAACGtcctcaaaaattaaacgtttggACTGGTATTTTTGGTGATCACATAATTGGACCATTTTTCTTACCGGGAAATTTAACTGGAGATACTTACTTAGACTTGTTGGAGAATACCGTCAACCCAGCGCTGATCGAAATTATGGAAAACAACCAACGTTACCATGAAGAAAATCCGATATTTCAACAAGACGGAGCTCCTCCCCATTATGCAATACCTGTACGGCAGTTTCTCGATGAAACGTTTCCTGATAGATGGATTGGGAGGAGGGGTGCTATCGAATGGTCCGCGAGATCACCCGATTTATCTCCtcttgatttctttttgtggggacatttgaaatcgaaaatttacGGGACCGCATCACTAATGAATATCAACAAATTAAaccagatatttttcaaaatgtccgGGAACACTTTGAACAGTTGCTGTACTATTGTATGGAGGTGAACGGgggacattttcaacacttaAATAAGATAACATGTAAATACTaatcaataaagttaaattaatatttctcggCGACGTGCAgctcaaatgtaaaaaacgaaaCGCCATTTGAAAGACAATTTAATGCCCATTCAAAAGATGTATCACAACATAcccctttccatttgaaaaaataagggtGAATGCCGCCCCCGCTAAGGGGTTGAAGTTACAGTAATAGAATTAATGTGGAAATTTGTCCCCCTGAAAACAAAAGTATACGGGTCCGaggctttttccaaattttcacataCAAAGCAGTAAACATTGCTGGACTGTGTTcgatgggccaccctgtatattaaactATGTGTCTAAAAAATAAGTTGAGAAATGCATTTGCTGTGATGAGTAATAACtagcttaatttaaattgaacacCCGGTATTTGATTGCTTCAAGTAACAGATAGAAATATTatcaattgaatatttttatacttaCCCATACgtaaatatacaagttttcttcgaaaattaagatgaaaaaaaaaacagaaaatactATTGCTCTTTGCATCAGTTGCCATGGTTACATCTGAAATgctaatataaaaaatcatgTCTATGCGCTCTTACATCGGACCATTTcttatttatgatattttcaatactATTTCCTGAACTTACAAGACTAAGGATGGTACTTATGTTTTTGGAGTATTCTTAACATACTCAATTGATTTAAGTTGGTACTTTGAGAAATCTGAGTTTGGCTAATATGAGGGTTTTCGATAACGATATCAAGTTAATTTTCATCTGTGTCTGTTACGGCTTTGTTTCTAATGGGTTTTTGTTAATCCACACTTCCAGTTtctcaaaattgattttacagTAGTTTGAAGGTCAAACTCTGTGGATGATTGCGGTGAGAGAATCTTTGACCTTATACTCATGATGCGAGTAAAGCTCTTTCATGGCATTCCCCCGGTATAAAATAACGCAATGTCAATATACAGCTTATTTCTTAATGAATGATATAAAATGAAACGGACGAATTAtgagcttattttaagataaatactTCCTATAAAGGCTTGTCCGAAATTGCTTCCATTGTGATTTACAGGATgttgtaatttcattttttttttcgatctttattaatttttccgtTATTTGTAAAGATAATTGATTCAAAATTGGCAGTAACAATCATTTTACCATTACGAATGAGCTGAAAGAACCTTTATTCAAAAtactatacagggcgttacttttttcgtggtcgcttcaatattttacatcacaAATGTTTTGATaacattttcagattttattcattatcttCACTTAATCTCTCCTGTCTTTTATGATCTTGTTCGCCTTctcagttttttgttttattaggAATGATagtttaagagatatttgcaaaaatatctaaccATACACGTTCCGAATGAGCtaattatgtaataaaactttaataacaGTTCTCAATCTTGGCCTCCTCAGTCACCTGACTTAAATAGGTTAGATTTTTTTGCGTGaggcatttaaaatatttagtataTTCTACATCAGTATAGATACTGACAAAGAATCGAggaatataattataaaagtTTGTCAAACCATTAGAAATACACATGAACTTTTTCATACAGTCCGGCAGTCCAAGAAAAGAAGGGTAAAGTCCTGTATTTTGGTAGgaggaggacattttcagcaattagaTACTTTAATTATAAtccaaattaattgtttaaatttttataaatatctcttaaattattgttcccgataaaaaactgaagaagcaaaaagttaataaaagacataatgtattaaatgaagttaatgaataaaacctaaaaatgtcacaaaaaagTTCTTCTGCAAAGTATTGAGAGCGACCATGAAAAAAGTAACGACCTGCAGAGTGTTGTAAATAATTGTGATTTCAATGTGTTCGTAATGTAAAATGATtgttactaccaattttgagttaattatttttacaaacaaCCGAgaaatgattgaaaattaaaaacaaattaaaacttcaacactctgtatatcaaAATGTAAGCGATTTAGGATATGCtcttatatgaagtttttgtcTGAAAATAAGCTGATAATTCACAAATTTCACTTCTTACCATCTCTTAAGGAACACATTGTATACTAATATATTGCCTGTGCCATATAAGAAAagataactttgatatttttcacttatttacaACCCCCGTAGAAAAGGAAGATAATTTTAGTAAATACCCCTATTTGAGTTTTACAcaactcaaaaaatatatacagggtggttcaacGAGAGCGCCTCGGATGATTACGGTTTTATTGAtagttttgaagaaaaattattttacatttatatgTATGACCTTATAGggcacatttaaaaaacattgtcTTTTATACAGAGTGCGCAAAAAAAGATACGATGCAAACTTAGGTTTTCTTAAAtctaacaccctatatattttttaaatgtttgaaattagaaaaagaaaCCAGTAGAAATTTGTATAACACTCAATagatctaaaacaaatactaattgagaaatttaacgaaatgtaaaaatgcaaaggtcaagaaaacatttttttctatgtgAAATGAATTACTTAATTACCGTTTTTTGACCGGAACGTCTTAACAATATATACTTCGTCAAGTTGAAAATAGTTctcttgaaatttgatatacagggtgagtaaaaaaaaaattacatcttACTCACTTATGATTTAGAATatcttgcttattttaaatgggacatttTTGTGTACTCATTGGAAACACTATTTAATGCCCTTTCAAGTGATATCAATATGTCCTATACCTATCTTTAACCGTTTCTCGTAAAATtaggttttatttcatttcaaataacATGACATAAAACAAAGTACTGTCAGGGAATACCTTGGATTCGTTTTCATGGttacaaaaacgaaaacatCAGACTGTAATAATTCTtctaaaaaattcacaatttttcaaaatatatattcaaaatgacgATAATTCTTCTAATAATCTGTATGTGTTTGATGTTAGCTTGGGAactaaaaatgacaaattattcGTTACAAAGGAAAGTTGACTTGATACTTATAATTGGAGAATGTGAAGGAAATAGCttctttttatagttttttatgttatgttgttatttaaaatgaaataaaacctcaTTTTACGAGAAACGGTTAAAGATAGGTAGGTATATGACATATTTGTATCACTTGAAAGGGCATTAAATAGTGATTTTAatgaatacataaaaatgtatacgtttccatttaaaataagcaaggtGTTCTAAATCATAAGTAAGATGTAGTCAATAtttttgcttaccctgtataaatgacaatatttttagaaGGTGCCCTATAAGGTCGTACATATAAgtgtaaaaagaatttttcatcaaaaccattaataaagTCATAAGCGTCCGAGGCGCTCTTactggaccaccctgtatattaaatacTTTAGCCGCAATATTCCCCGTGACACGACGTGATTAACCCCGTATTTGAGAGGTTATCAAAGGCAAATTAAAGCTGAAATAATTGAAAGGTGTTTCGAATTCAATATTTCATCATGTCCGCTGCGATTTTTTACtgcttatttttttctacctGGACACAGGAAAAACTATATGCTTCAATGGGTCCTATTGGGTATGTTTGCGTTCATACATCCGCAAAATTATGTAGTTTCTCGAATCGAGATTATAaccttatatttttatttaataaattattatttgtttgttttggaaaGCGAAGAAGTATTTTTTACAGTCACACATGGGCAATAGGTATTgagttaacatttttttctatttaagtAGTCATTCGCCGGCACTGTCCATTTCGACCTACGAATCAAGCCTATCTTAAATGCTGCGTGATCAACGCGGTTTGTTGTCACGTTTGGTTTTTGTCTAAACTCATATAATAAACAGAGACGGCTATATGATGCGGGGTAGGTGGCGCTAACTGCCATTTGATGACTTTCACGCGACGACGAAAAATGcgacttcattaaaaaacaatagtTTTTGTCGCAACACGTTTCCTATTTCATACCTGTCGGTGTTcaaatacaacatttttcacaaatttcacTACTTTAAAGGCCGTCCCTGCTTCGAAACGATCTACCCTTAATTATTTCGGTTTCAATCGAAGGggtgttttttattttgcaatgaaaggagcaataaaaaaattgttactaaTTTGCGTGTAATTTGATCACCACTTCATAAGTCGTTTGTGAACCTCTTGTAAACCTATTAGCTCTCTACAGTATAGATCGTGGTGTTATGAATGCAATCCAATTACCTTATTCATATAGGTTTCGAAGTAATTTTCAGCGAACGTACGTTCCTTTGAAATATGACGTCGGTGGGTAATTTTAGGAAGTCGATGGATCGTTGACCTATTAAATGGGTTTTTCCTAATCACTTCACAAGTATAACGAAATTTTATGGTATCGAGTGtattatttaactttgaaatatttatgttccAAGGTTGATTTTGCGATCTCTAAAATACTCGAAAGTTATCCGTTTAAATCCCCAGGCATAGTTGCCGAAAGTTGCGTCATCGGACGTACCTGCTGCTTCAATTTATATCCAAAAGGAGTTGGCAATAGCGCCACCGAAAGGGCCAATAGGAATAGCTCTAGGAAGCACACCCCCCATTAAGGGAAAATCAATTCGTGAACGATATTTGTGGCAAGTTCCCAAATTTGTATATTAccttttttgcaattatcaattttttttccatgaggGAGTCGAGCATAACAACGCGTCAGACTGTCGTCATTTAATACAAACGTTTTCATGTTGAATGAGGATTTGCATGCAAAATTATGTACAACACCGACGTGAGATATTTGTCATCTGTCGCCAAAtggagtttttaaattttaatgtgggGCTGCTTAAGCGCTCAAAACATGAAGAGGGGCTTTAATATGCGAAGACCAACTGAAATAAATGGAATAGAAAGACGAACGTTACTTGAAACTGTCGCCACATTGGCGCAAACAGAGGGAAGCAAAAAGAGTTCCCTCCGTCCTTTGATTATTATTCCTCCATTTCCATCAAAGTAGTTTGAGTTGATTCACAGGATtaattactcaaaaattaagaaaatccaACCATAATTCACGATCCTGTTAAGTCACGCCTTTTTCGCCACTTTTTTGAGGTGCCATCGTATATC includes the following:
- the LOC136345041 gene encoding uncharacterized protein: MVYSVAEKVEIIELYFINNQCARVTATLFNERHADRYIHLGSILQLVAKFRETGSVTNKKRNIKNPVRNEAVQVAVPGQVSMDPTLSTRKLSDVTGVSRTTVQKILKHNKWNPYKIHLLQELNEDDNDRRLQFCEIMSEKMINNPDYLFNVCFSDECTLFLNGTVNRHNCRYWSDTNRRIYHEVHTQRPQKLNVWTGIFGDHIIGPFFLPGNLTGDTYLDLLENTVNPALIEIMENNQRYHEENPIFQQDGAPPHYAIPVRQFLDETFPDRWIGRRGAIEWSARSPDLSPLDFFLWGHLKSKIYGTASLMNINKLNQIFFKMSGNTLNSCCTIVWR